The uncultured Sphaerochaeta sp. genome includes the window CTTGGAATCAGGGCCACCCATATCAATGGGCAACTCCTCAAGGCAATGTTCAACGAATTCTGCACCGATAACCTGATCACTGACCCCACCGGTCATATCAACTTCCAGGGACAGGTTTTGGTTGCCGCTGGCTGGAAGCCTGGTTTCTCTACTGATAATGATGCCGTCATACTCGCCGAAAGATTCGAAGGAAGACTGATTATCAACCTCAGCAACATTGCCAAGGTGTATACCGATGATCCAAAAAAGAATCCTGAAGCAAAGCCGTTGGATTCCATAAGTTGGGCAGACTATCGAACCATGGTTGGAGAGAACTGGACTCCCGGAAAGAACTCTCCCTTTGACCCCATTGCAAGCAAGAGAGCTGCAAAAATGCATATGGAGGTAGTGTGTGCCGATGGACGAAACATCGAAAACACCATGAATATCCTCTATGGCAGAAAGTATGAGGGAACCCTCATCAGCTAGAGCGTTTCGCTAGGTTGATAAAATAAGGAAGTGGGGTTGCAAACCCCTCGGGGAACGGATTCTCCTGGGTGAAATCAGGAATCCAGGAGACATTCTCCCCCAATTCCTGCACAAATCCATCCTCGATATCCAACTCCTCCAATGTAAGGAGCAGATCATCATATTCCTCTTCACTGATTGCAGGAAACCGTACATCACCCTTGGGTGGTTCAAACTGCACCATCAGCGAGAGGTAGCAAGAATCCTTCAACTCCTGGGCAAAATAACGAAGAACTTCTTTGGAGGCATCAAGTGTACCAGGAAATACCAGGTGCCTAACCAGTACTCCCTTGAGTTGCCCTTCATCATCAACAAAGGTGGTTCTCCCATTACGTAGAATATACGTCATCACAGATCGGATGATTCTTGCATAGAGCGCCAACCCACAGAACTCAGCACTCACATCCTCTCTCA containing:
- the pyrH gene encoding UMP kinase produces the protein MYNNLAVISLGGSIIAPDKVDHAFLKELNSALKSYLKEDKSRKIILVCGGGAPARVYQNAMREINPDVDSEELDWLGIRATHINGQLLKAMFNEFCTDNLITDPTGHINFQGQVLVAAGWKPGFSTDNDAVILAERFEGRLIINLSNIAKVYTDDPKKNPEAKPLDSISWADYRTMVGENWTPGKNSPFDPIASKRAAKMHMEVVCADGRNIENTMNILYGRKYEGTLIS